In the Chloroflexota bacterium genome, GTGATGGTGATGTTGTAGGACGGAACGTTGCTGGCCAGCGGCACGCCGTTGCGGTCAAAGATCACGCCGCGCGCGGCAGGAATGTTGATCTTGTCTTCGCGGTTGTCACGCGCCGAATCGTCGAACTCATCGCCGCGAACGCCTTGCAGGAAAACCAGCCGCCCGCCGAGAATAAAGATCGCGGCTACGATTGCCAGATAGAAGGGAACGAAGCGAAACGGGCTGAGCGGCGCTTTCGCCGGGTCGCCGGCTTTGCCGTCCGGTTCACGGTTGGGAATTTGCAGGGATGTTTTCATGAGTCGATTTCCACTTGAGGCGAAGACACTTGCGCCACCAGCCGCTTGGTCGCCTGATACACCGGCAACATCAGCAACAGATTCAAAATGGTGGACGGCAGGGTCACCAGGGCCAGCGTGTCGGCAAAATTCACCGGGTGATTGGTAAGGGCCAGCACCGACAAGTATAGCAAGTGATAGAGAATCGTGCCGACGATGCTGGCCAACACAGCCACAATCCAGTTAGCCTGATAAAACCGGCCTTCGCTGAAGGCGATGATCAAGCTAAGGGTAGTGAGGCTGAAGGCGCTCGCCCCCAGTGGCCCGCCCGACAGCACATCGGCCAGCAGGCCGCCGATGAAGGCCCAGAGGGGGCCGTCGTTTTCTCGTTGAACCAGATTCCAGGCCAGCACCACCACCAGCATCAGGTCGAAGCCGCCGCCCAGAATCCGAAAACGAGTGAGAATGGCTGACTGGAGGATGGCGATGAAAGCCAGAAGCGGAACGGCGATGAAGAGACTGCGCATGAACAGAAGGCAGAAGGTAGAAGGCAGAAGGCAGTCAAAGTTCTCAACTGCTTACTGCCTTCTGCTTACTGTTACGGAGCGGGCGTGGCGGTGCCAAGCAGCGGGACAATATCCGGCTTGTCGAAGTCGGTGATGATCAACACGACCTCCAGCCGCTGGAAATCAACCGCCGAGGTAATGTCGGCTTCCTGGAAAACATCCTGAGTTCGTTTGCGAACTGAGGCCACCTGGCCCACGACGATGCCGGGCGGGAACT is a window encoding:
- the mreD gene encoding rod shape-determining protein MreD → MRSLFIAVPLLAFIAILQSAILTRFRILGGGFDLMLVVVLAWNLVQRENDGPLWAFIGGLLADVLSGGPLGASAFSLTTLSLIIAFSEGRFYQANWIVAVLASIVGTILYHLLYLSVLALTNHPVNFADTLALVTLPSTILNLLLMLPVYQATKRLVAQVSSPQVEIDS